GGAGCTCTTCAAAAGCTATATGCCTTTTCTGAGTATGCTTTTCGTGGCCAATATCGCGATTGTCGTTTTGCGAGATATAAAGGAAGACTTCCTGGTGAATATAATAGATGTATCCAGTTACTCGCCGTGGCTCTTTGCCCAGATAGACAGCATCGTGACATTGATTATCCTGGGGATATTCGGTCTGATGGTCTTCGTGAAAGACAATTTGAAGGCACTGTCTGTATTGTTTGTCCTGATCATGTCGGGAATGGTGGTGATGTCGGTCGTCTCTTTCGGGCAGGAACAGTTCCGGCTTTCGCCTGTTGCATGGTTGTTTATCCAGAGTTTGTGCCTGTATATCACCTACCTGACATTCCAGACTATCTTTTTCGACCGTTTCATCGCTTGCTTCAGAATTCGCGGGAATGTCGGTTTCTTTATTGTGACGACAGACTTTCTGGGATATACCGGAACCGTCGTTGTGCTTGTCCTGAAGGAGTTTTGCAACCCCAATATCGATTGGGCTTTGTTTTATAACCAGCTGGCAGGTTATGTCGGTATCTTTTGTTGCATCCTTTTTGCTTGTTCTTTTGTATATTTGCACCAGCGTTTCCGTAGAGAAACAGGTGTGACAGCCGCCAGGGAAGAGACACTTGAAGCCGTTCCGCAGAATGCCATCACCGTTGCCTGAATTTGATATATCGGAATATAAAGAATAATCAGTATATAAATGAAGTTATGAAGAAGATTTCGTGTGTAATTATGGACTGGGCGGGAACAGCTGTCGATTTCGGTTGTTTTGCCCCATTGAACGCTTTCCTGAAAGTTTTCTCGGAAGAAAAAGGGATCGATATTACGTACCGCCAGGCACGTGAGCCGATGGGACTCCTCAAGATCGATCATATCAAGGCTATTCTGAATATGCCGGAAGTCAGTGATAAGTTCCGTGCCCGTTATGGCCGCGACTGGAACATGGATGATGTGAACGAGATGTATCAGAGTTTTGAGAAACATCTGTTCGCCTCGCTGAAAAACTTTACCACGCCGATACCCGGTGTATTGGAAACAATGAAACTGTTGCGTGAGAACGGCATAAAGATCGGTTCTACAACCGGCTATACACAGGCTATGATGGACGTGGTCCGTCCCGATGCCGCTGCCAAAGGCTATGAGGTCGACAATCTGGTCACTCCCGACGATGTTCCTGCCGGTCGTCCTGCTCCTTATATGATCTATAAAAATATGATCGATTTGGCTATTCCGTCTGTAGATAATGTTGTGAAAGTAGGCGATACGATTGCCGACATCAAAGAAGGCCTGAATGCGAAAGTTTGGAGCATCGGTATCGTAACGGGAAGTAACGAGATGGGAATTACTGAAGAAGAATACAACCATCGCTCTGCCGACGAACTAGCTGAACTGAAGCGCGAAGTACGCGAACGTATGCTGGCTGCAGGTGCTCATTTCGTATTGGATAACATTACCGAACTGCCTGCTTGCATTGAGAAAATTAACCGATAAAATAAAGACATAACATATCCATTGAAATGAGAAATTATCTTTTACTGACTCCCGGCCCGTTAAGTACTTCACAGACAGTACGCGAGGCCATGCTTCAGGATTGGTGCACCTGGGATAAAGATTATAACGAAGGAATTGTAACTCCGATCCGTAAAGGCTTGCTGGCCATTGCCGGACTGGATGAGAACGAATATACCGACGTACTTTTGCAGGGAAGCGGTACTTACTGCGTGGAAGCAACGATCGGAGCTGCCGTGAAACCGACCGATAAACTGCTTATCCTTGCCAATGGCGCATACGGTAAGCGTATGGCGCAGATTGCTGAATATTATCATATCGATCATGTGCTGGTCTCTCTGCATGAAACGGAGCTGATCACAGGAGAAGTTGCCCGCAAGGCACTGGAAGCGAATCCGGGCATCACCCATCTCTCTATGGTGCACAGTGAAACAACGACCGGTCTGCTGAATCCGATCGAAGAAGTGGCGGAAGTGATCCGTGGCAAGGGAATCACGTTTATCGTAGATGCCATGAGCAGCTTTGGAGGCGTGCCTATCGATGTGAAGAAGCTGAATATCGATTTTTTGGTGAGCAGTGCCAATAAATGTATTCAGGGAGTTCCCGGTTTTGGCTTCGTCATCGCCAGGAAGGAAAAGCTGATGGCCTGTAAAGGAGTTGCCCGTTCGTTGTCCCTGGATATCTATGCACAATGGGAAACGATGGAAAAAGGCGGAGGTAAATGGCGTTTTACGTCACCTACGCATGTGGTCCGCGCTTTCTACCAGGCAATGAAGGAACTGAATGAAGAAGGTGGCATCGCAGCCCGCTACGAACGCTATAAGAAGAATCACCGTATATTGGTAGACGGCATGCGTGCATTGGGATTCAAGACGTTATTGCCGGATGCTTCGCAGGGTCCGATCATCACATCTTTCCTGTATCCTCATGCTGATTTTGATTTCCATGCTTTTTATGAAGCACTGAAACAAAAAGGTTTTGTGATTTATCCCGGAAAGATCTCGGATGCCGACACTTTCCGTATCGGGAATATCGGGGATGTTTTCCCTCAGGATATGGAGAATTTGCTGGAAGCGATCAAACAGACATCTATCCGTTGACGGCATTGTCTGACTCACAAGGATGAATGAATACAAAGCGGGCTCCGGCAGTATATGATGTATCCAGGAATATGCTGTCCGGCCCGCTTAAATGTTCTGCTATATAACTGCATATATGGAGACCGAGACCTGTGCCTGATTGGTAGTTGTCCGACTTTTCGAAACGTTTAAATATTTCTTCCTGCTTTTCTTTTGGAATACCCGTTCCGGTATCGGTGACCGTTATCCGTACGTGCTTTTTATCTGCTTCCAACGTATAAGCCAGGTTGATTTCTCCTTTTTCCGTAAATTTGGCCGCATTGGTTAGCAGGTTGGTTAGTAATTGTTGCAGGCGTATAGTGTCTGTATTGATAATCACTTGTTCTGAGGCAGGGGAAAAAGTTAATACCACTCCTTCACGTACATGTTGCCGGATGCTGTTGAGAGCTTTTCGGCAGCAATCTTTCAATAATACTTTTTGCAAATTGAAGCTCATGTCACCCGTTTTCATCATTGACAGGTTGAGTACATCATTTATTAACGTCAGCATCAAATCGGTATTATTCTGAATGATTCCGGAATATTCTCTTTTCTCTTCTGGAGTTGTTCCCTTTTCTGTCAGCAACTCGGAAAAACCGACAATTGCATTCAGAGGAGTACGTATTTCATGACTCATATCTGCAATGAAAGAACTTTGCAGGCGATTGGCTTCATCTGCTCGTATCGTTTCGAGTATCAGTTTTTCTTTTGATTTTAGTAAAGCCTCTTTTTCCTGTTGTAAATAATTCTTCAACCGTTGTGTCCTGTTGCTGTAAATATATAGGATATAGAGTGTTATTAGTAATATGATAATTACAGACAGGAAGAATAGCAACTGATTTTGTTTCTGTATAATTTGCTTTTGGTTATTCTTCATCTGGTCTTTTTGCATGATATCGAAATTGATATCATGTAATGTACGCAGTTGGTTCACTTGACGCAGAAACATTTCGTTGTTACTTTTGTCATTATAGGCGCTGATCTCTTCATAAAGCTTCAGGACTTCGTTTTCTTTCCCTTGTTTTTTCAGTATATCGGCTTTTAATTGTAAATCTTCCGGTAAACGCTGTTTTTCTAAAAGTTTGTCAATGTAATGTAAAGCGAGTGTAAAATTACCTGTTCGGGCATAATAATGGGATTTGACAGCCAGATATACTTTTCCTGCATAGTCTCCCTCTACGAATTCACTTCCTTCGAAGCGACTGGCCATTTCGATGGATTCCCTGGCTTTGTCCAATTCATTCTCTTTCAGATACAGATCGGTATAGAAACAATATAAAAGCCAGTATTCCCGGTTGACGGGGAATAAACCGTTTTGTGTTTTATTCAATCCATCTAATTTGTCTATCAACTGCTTATAATCCGCGAGCATTTCCAAGGTCTTTTTATATGAATCGGTCCGCAGGCTCGACTCTATTTGGTAAGCGATCAGACGTAATTCGGTGTCATTGTCGCCTCCCTGTTGTTTCAGACGGTCGAGTCCGTCCTGGAAAGCGATCACGGCATCGCTATCACGACGGATGGCTTGATAAATCTGGCCCAGGCATTCCGAACTGCGCAAGAGTCCGTAACTTTGTTTCGTGTTTATAGCCAATTGGTATAGATTATGAGTATTGTTCATTGCTTCTTCATAATTCCTGTGCCATAACAGATCCTGGCAGTATAATGCTCTTGCCCTGAATAAGGCATCCGGATATTCATTGCGTTCACGGGCGATAGAGTCGATCGTGTGCATCCAGTAAGCCAGACTGTCACTTTTATCCAGGTTATAATAGTAGGTGGCAATGTCCGACAATGCTGTATAAACAGCTTGGACAGAATCAATCTTTTCAGCTTCTTTTATCGATCTTTTCAGGTATTCGATCTGTTCTGGTTTTTGTTCATGGAGAAGAGAAAGACGGTATAATACCGGAATTTTTTCCTGTGGTTCGGATTGCTCCGGCAAAATGGCTTTCAGACTATCGATTTCTGCCATATGTGAGTTGATGGCCAGTGCCGATAGGGGAAAAAGTAGGAGTAACCTTATCATAAGTGCCCAAATCCTGACATGATATGTAAAAGATAGATGCTGTCTTTTCATGATTGTTTGTTGTTTATCAGCTCCGTTGAATGCGTAAAAATAAAACGGGCTCCTGTTGTATAAGCAGAATCTATAAATAAACTCCCTTTAAATTGTTCGGAGATATGTGAGCTGATAGCTAATCCAAGACCTACACCCTGGAC
This is a stretch of genomic DNA from Parabacteroides chongii. It encodes these proteins:
- a CDS encoding DUF5690 family protein, which codes for MNNLLQINETTRKRLSDFLFILWAGGAALLSYSLVYALRKPFTAASFENAEFFDLDYKVVVTISQILGYVISKFIGIKLISELKAEERFKFILTSVLLAEASLILFGLLSTPFNVAAMFLNGLSLGCMWGVIFSFIEGRRVTDILASLLGVSMVVSSGTAKSVGLYVMNHLHVSEFWMPALIGAVALPLLLLLGWALNRLPKPTQEDIAMKSERETLNGRQRRELFKSYMPFLSMLFVANIAIVVLRDIKEDFLVNIIDVSSYSPWLFAQIDSIVTLIILGIFGLMVFVKDNLKALSVLFVLIMSGMVVMSVVSFGQEQFRLSPVAWLFIQSLCLYITYLTFQTIFFDRFIACFRIRGNVGFFIVTTDFLGYTGTVVVLVLKEFCNPNIDWALFYNQLAGYVGIFCCILFACSFVYLHQRFRRETGVTAAREETLEAVPQNAITVA
- the phnX gene encoding phosphonoacetaldehyde hydrolase → MKKISCVIMDWAGTAVDFGCFAPLNAFLKVFSEEKGIDITYRQAREPMGLLKIDHIKAILNMPEVSDKFRARYGRDWNMDDVNEMYQSFEKHLFASLKNFTTPIPGVLETMKLLRENGIKIGSTTGYTQAMMDVVRPDAAAKGYEVDNLVTPDDVPAGRPAPYMIYKNMIDLAIPSVDNVVKVGDTIADIKEGLNAKVWSIGIVTGSNEMGITEEEYNHRSADELAELKREVRERMLAAGAHFVLDNITELPACIEKINR
- the phnW gene encoding 2-aminoethylphosphonate--pyruvate transaminase; amino-acid sequence: MRNYLLLTPGPLSTSQTVREAMLQDWCTWDKDYNEGIVTPIRKGLLAIAGLDENEYTDVLLQGSGTYCVEATIGAAVKPTDKLLILANGAYGKRMAQIAEYYHIDHVLVSLHETELITGEVARKALEANPGITHLSMVHSETTTGLLNPIEEVAEVIRGKGITFIVDAMSSFGGVPIDVKKLNIDFLVSSANKCIQGVPGFGFVIARKEKLMACKGVARSLSLDIYAQWETMEKGGGKWRFTSPTHVVRAFYQAMKELNEEGGIAARYERYKKNHRILVDGMRALGFKTLLPDASQGPIITSFLYPHADFDFHAFYEALKQKGFVIYPGKISDADTFRIGNIGDVFPQDMENLLEAIKQTSIR
- a CDS encoding sensor histidine kinase, which gives rise to MKRQHLSFTYHVRIWALMIRLLLLFPLSALAINSHMAEIDSLKAILPEQSEPQEKIPVLYRLSLLHEQKPEQIEYLKRSIKEAEKIDSVQAVYTALSDIATYYYNLDKSDSLAYWMHTIDSIARERNEYPDALFRARALYCQDLLWHRNYEEAMNNTHNLYQLAINTKQSYGLLRSSECLGQIYQAIRRDSDAVIAFQDGLDRLKQQGGDNDTELRLIAYQIESSLRTDSYKKTLEMLADYKQLIDKLDGLNKTQNGLFPVNREYWLLYCFYTDLYLKENELDKARESIEMASRFEGSEFVEGDYAGKVYLAVKSHYYARTGNFTLALHYIDKLLEKQRLPEDLQLKADILKKQGKENEVLKLYEEISAYNDKSNNEMFLRQVNQLRTLHDINFDIMQKDQMKNNQKQIIQKQNQLLFFLSVIIILLITLYILYIYSNRTQRLKNYLQQEKEALLKSKEKLILETIRADEANRLQSSFIADMSHEIRTPLNAIVGFSELLTEKGTTPEEKREYSGIIQNNTDLMLTLINDVLNLSMMKTGDMSFNLQKVLLKDCCRKALNSIRQHVREGVVLTFSPASEQVIINTDTIRLQQLLTNLLTNAAKFTEKGEINLAYTLEADKKHVRITVTDTGTGIPKEKQEEIFKRFEKSDNYQSGTGLGLHICSYIAEHLSGPDSIFLDTSYTAGARFVFIHPCESDNAVNG